Below is a window of bacterium DNA.
GTGCTACCGTCGAAGCGGTGACGTTTTCGATAGTGGCTCGCAGCGCAGACGGTGCATGGTGGGGGTCTGCGGTGGCCTCGAGATGTCTAGCAGTCGGACGAGCCGTACCTGCCGCCAAAGTGAACGTGGGTGCGATCGCAACCCAGGCCAAATGCAATCTCACATACCGGGAACGCGGGCTCGCCCTACTTAGCTCCGGGGTCTCAGCAGAGGAAGTCGTGAGAAGTCTGGTGCAAGACGACGAACATCGACAGTACCGGCAGCTCGGGGTTGTGGACGCGATGGGGCGGGCCAGCAGCCATACCGGAGAGGACTGCAACGGTTGGGCCGGCCATGTGGTGGGTGAAAACTATGCCATCCAAGGGAACTTCCTTTCCGGCCCGGGTGTGGTCGCCGCGATGGAAAGGGCTTGGCTGGCAACTGACGAGTCGGACGAACTCGAGCGCCGGATGCTCGCGGCGCTGCTAGCCGGCGATCGCGCCGGTGGCGACAGGAGAGGGCGCCAGAGTTCTGCGATCCTGATCGTTACCGAAGCGGGCGCCTACGAAGAAGGCGCCAGCGACGAGTACACGAACCTCAGGGTCGATGACCACCACGATCCGGTGATCGAATTGATACGCCTCTCCGATATCCGAGCGGTTCACCTGGTTCAGAGTGATGGGCCGGGCGCGATTCCACTCGAGGGAGACGTGTTGGGTGAGATCGCGGTGCTGCTGGACCGGATCGGATATCCGTCGGAGACGTCTGCCGACGATGCGGTGGTTGCTGCCTTGGAAGTGTGGGCCATCGACGAGTACCTGTCCGGACGCTTTCACGGCGACTCGGTGGACGTAGAACTCCTGAACGTGCTTCGCAATCGCGCCGGAGCGGGCTCCCTCATCTGAACGCGGACTCCGGCCTCGAGGAGTTGAGATGGTTATCACCCCCGACCTCATCGTCGTATTCGGCGCAGCAGGCGGTATGGGCAGGGCGGTTACCCGACTGGCCCGGAATCAAGGCTTCCGGGTCATCGGCTACGACAAGTTCCCACGGATCGATGACGAGTTCGAGGTCCGTGAACTGGACGCATGCGATCCGGTTGAAGTGGAGAAGGGGCTCTCGGACGCCCTCCGCCACGCGAACGGTGGTCGCGTAGCGGTTGTCGATGCCGTGGGAGTGCCAAGTCGGGGCACGGTTGCGGACGTGACGCCCGAGGAGTTCGATCGGGTCATCAACATCAACCTACGATCGGCCTACCTCATCACCCAGGGACTCGTTCGCCTGCTCCGGTCAGGAGCATGTTCGTGGGCCGGGATCATCCACATAGCGTCCGGAGCAGGCGCTCTCGGCGCCACGGATAGGTTCGCCTACAGCGTCGCGAAGGCCGGTCTGCTGGGGCTGTGCAAGCAGGTGGCCCGGGACTTCAAGGACGACTCCTTCAGGATCGTGGCGATAAGTCCCGGCCTCGTAGACACCGATTTCGCCACTCCGATGTTGACCGCCGAGGAGCGTGAGGAGTACCGGGAGCGTCGGGCTGACTCCATCTCAGCCGACGGGATCGCAGAGCTAGCCCTGTGGACCATCCGGCATGGCATGATCGCCATGCATGGAGGCTCTCTGGATGTCTACTAGCTCCAGCGACGGCTTGATGGTCTCTCGGGTGAGGGCAGAACTCAGCCAGCCGCGGGTGTCACAACTGGGCGAGTTCATCACTCCGAATCACCTGTTCTTTGTCAGGGACCACTTTGTCAACCGGCCGGCACTCTCTGATGATGAGTGGCGGCTGCATCTTACGGGAGTCGGTGTCCAGGACACGGCCGTCTCGCTCGCCGACCTCAGAGACCTGCCGTCAAAGTCCCTGACCGTGACCCTGGAGTGTGCGGGCAATGGAGGTTACGGCAGGGGTGCCGACCGGCAGCAACACCATATGAGGACCATGGTGGGGACGGCAGTCTGGCGAGGCGTTCCGGTCACGGCCTTGTTCGAGGACGAGATCCCACCGGAGGTCACGGAGTTCGTCTTTCGAGGCTATGACGGCGGTGAGGATCCCGACGAGCCGGTCCCGATCGACTGCTACACAAGGAGCATTCCCAGAGCCAAGGTTCTTGACGGCGATACGCTGCTCGTCTACGAGATGAACGGTGAGCCCCTACCTCGAGAGCATGGGTTCCCGGTCCGGTTGATAGTGCCGGGCTGGTACGGCATGGATTCGGTGAAGTGGCTCAGGTCTATCGAGGCAAGAACCACACCGCTCGGCCATTTCTACGACGATCACAAGTACAGGGCCCAGTGGACGGATGCGGGCTTGCAAGCCGGACGGCGAGTACGCGAGATGGGAGTGAAGTCGTTGGTCCTGTCCCCTTCGAATGGTCAGCGGATCCTCCTCGGGGACATACCCATCTCGGGGTTAGCATGGGCGGGTCAACGTGACGTGACCAGCGTGGATATCAGCTTTGACGGTGGCCAGAGCTGGCAACCCACCGAACTCGGCGATGAGGTGCGGCCGTACAGTTGGAGGGCTTGGAGCCTGACGCACGAGGCGGATGAAGTGGGTCCGCTGGACTTCATGGTCAGGGCCGTCGACTCCGCGGGTCGCGCACAGCCCATGGAGGCGCTGCCTGCGCGCAACTACGAGGCCAACTGGGTGCAGCGGGTGCTCGTGTTCGTGGTTGCCGGCTTGGAGCCGTAGACGTCCAGTCGGTTGTGTCCGCCGGAGCGGGTCAACCTCAATGCAGACGGGTCTCCGGCAGACCACCCCAAGGGATCACAATCCTTCTCAAGGTCCTACGCCGAGCCGTCTCGCAGGGGTACCAACACCGACACTTTCATAGCCCGGCGGATCTTGCCTTCCTATCGCGCCCCAGCATATGCCGTTTTCGCGCCCCTTCGCTATGGTTAACGGCGCTCTAAGCGCAGGTGACCCGACCGCGGACGCGACCACCTGCCGAGACCGAAAAGCGAGCGAAAGCAAGGATGGAAACATGATCAGATCTCGTGTGTGGGTAGCAGCCCTTCTGGCGATGGCGCTAGTAGCGGCCGCCTGCGGAGGGGATGACCCCGAACCCGCGGCCGCCCCCACCACCGCAGCCGCCACAACTGCCACCACGGCCGCCATGGCGGAGGAGACGACCACAACGGCCGCCATGGTGGAAGAGACGACCACAACGGCCGCAGAGGTGACGACCACCACCCAGCTGACGGGAATCGAGCTGGCCGGCGGCGAGGGCAGTTGCGCCCCCGAGCCCGAGGCAGCTCCGCCCAGAGGTGTCGCTCCGGTTGACGGCATGACCATCGTCCGGGCCATCAGCGGTGATGTCTCCACCATCGACCCGCGGCGTAACTTCGAGGCTCGCGCCTCTGAGATGGTCGCCAACATGTACGACCAGCTCACCACCTTCCATCTGGTGCCGAACGCCGACGGCGTGCTGGTGGCCGACTCCACCCGACCCCAGGGTCTGCTGGCAGAGAGTTGGGACTTCAACGAGGACTGCACCTCGGTGATCTTCACCCTTCGCCAGGGTGTGAAGTTCCACCACACGGGTAACGAGATGACCGCCGAGGACGTCCGGTGGAGCTTCCTGCGGGCGGCCTACCTGGACGGGGGCGGCTGGTTCGACCATGCGGTGATCGGCCTCTACGACTTCGGTTCGGAGTCCGACATCGAGACCGCCATCACGGTCATCGACGACTACCACATCCGTTTCGACTTCAACAAGCCCACCCCGTTCCCGTTGCACGTGCTGTCCAACGCCGGAGTCACCGTCTACGACTCCGAGGTGTTGATGGCCCACGCGACCGACGACGACCCGTGGGCACACGAGTACCTGAAGACCAACGACGTCGGGACCGGCCCCTTCTACCTGGAGAAGCTGGAACCGGGCGTCGAGATCGTGCTCAAGCGCAATGACGACTACTACCTCGGCCCGGCCCAGGCGGAGCGGATCATCCTGCGGGTGATCCCCGACGCAGCCCAGCAGGCAGCCCTGCTGACCGCCGGTGAGATCGACTTCGCCGAGGCAGTGCCGGTCACCGCCATCCCCGACCTCCGCGACCAGGGCGTGAAGGTCACCACGGTCGGCGGTAACAACCAGGCCGTCATGTACATGAACCCCACCAAGGAGCCGTTCGACGACGTGAACTTCCGGCAGGCGATCTCCTACGCCTACCCGTACGATGACGTGCTGGAAGGCGTCTACTTCGGTGCGGCGAGCCGGGGTGGTGGGCCGATCCCCTCGACCACTCCCTCGTACAACCCGGACGCTCCGTTCTACAGCCAGGATCTGGACAAGGCCCGCGAGCTGCTGGCCGCCTCGTCATACGACGGCCGGACTCTGGACCTCTACATAGACGGAACGCTGGCATTCGCGCCCGAGCTGGCGATCGTGGTCCAGGCCTCTCTGGCCCAGATCGGGGTGGACGTGAACATCGTGAGGCTCGACTCCGGTCAGTTCCGCGACAACGTGTTCGCCCAGGACGGCGACGTACGGATCAACCCGATGGAGTTCTTCCTGTTCTACTTCGGGTCCGGTTCGTGGGTGAACGAGCCCCAGTACCACATGGAGCTGTTCTGGGAGCCCAACGCCTTCGCCATGCGGAGCAACTACGAGAACCCGGAGGTCACGGAGAAGCTGATCGCCGCCAAGTTCCTGAGCCCGGCCGATCCGGCGAGGGCCCAGCTCTACCACGACGTGCAGGCGCTGATGCTGGCCGACGCCCCCGCGGTGTGGCTGGCCGAGCCGCATCACATCGTGGCGTCCAGCCAGGACGTCCAGGGATTCATCTGGAGACCCGATCAGATCAACCGTTACTACTACGTGACCAAGTCGGCCTGATCACCCGGTAGTAACCCGAGGAACAACGGACAAGCCGCCGGGCCGGTACGCTGGCCCGGCGGCTTTCCCCTTTTTGGGGGACCGGTGCTGTAATAAAAGGAGAAGGCACGGGGCTAGGAGAAGATGCTCTCTTACGTGATCCGGAGGCTGGCAGCCCTCATCCCGATCCTGATCGGGGTCACCCTGCTCGCCTTCATCGTCTCCCATGCCCTGCCCGGGGACCCGGCCCGCCAGTACGCCGGCATCAACGCTTCCGAGGCCCAGGTGGAGGCCATCCGGGCACGTCTGGGACTGGACCGCTCCCTACCCCAGCAGTACTGCGTCTACATGATCGGCGACACCTGCCTGGGGGGATCCGGGAAGGGCGGCTTGATACGTGGCGACCTCGGTGACTCGATCCGCACGGGGTTCTCTGTTGCCGAGGACGTGGGCGCCAGGCTGCCGGCGACCCTCGAGATGGTGGCCGCCGGAATGCTGTTCGCCCTGCTGGTGGCCCTGCCTCTAGGGGTTTGGGCGGCGGTGCGCAAGGGCAAGCTGCTGGACAAGTTCTGCCGTTTCATCTCGACCCTGGGGGTAGCGGTCCCCGACTTCTGGCTGGCCATGATCCTCCTGCTGGTCTTCTTCATAGTCCTCCAATGGCTACCGGGACCGGTGGGACGGTTGCCGATCGGCGCGGAGCTCCCCGACGGCCCCACCGGCCTGTACCTCGTCGACTCACTGGTGGCCGGCGACTGGGAGACGTTCCGGACGGCGCTCAAGCACCTGCTCCTGCCCATGGTGGCGATCGGGTTCCCGGCCGTCGCCCCCATCCTGCGGCTCACCCGCAACGCCACCCTGTCGGTACTCAACTCCGACTACATAGCCTTCGGCCGCGCCGCCGGCCTGCGGGGGGCGCCGCTCTACCTGAAGTACGTTCTCCGCAATGCGCTGCCGGGCGCGGTGACCATGACCGGACTGATCGCCGGGTACATGATCGGCGGGGCGGTGCTGGTGGAGAGGGTGTTTTCCTGGCCGGGAGTGGGCCTGTACGGCTACAACTCCCTGGTCAACACCGACTACCCGGCCATCCAGGCCTACGTCCTGCTGTCCGCCGTCACCTACACGGTCGCGTTCCTGATCGTCGACCTGGTCCAGTCGGTGATCGACCCGCGGGTGAGGCTGAAATGACCACCCGCAGGTACGACGCGCGGCTCATAATCGGCCTGACCATGTTCGGGTTCATGGTGGCCGTGGCCGTCTTCGCGCCGCTCATCGCCCGCAACGATCCGCTCGCCATCGACCTGACCAACCAGTTCGTGCCGCCGTCGGCGGATCACTGGTTCGGAACCGCCAGCCTCGGTTTCGACGTCTTCGCCCGGGTCGTCTACGCCGCCCGCCACGACCTGCTGATCGCGGTCTCCGCTGTTGCCCTCTCCATCGCCATCGGCCACCCGATCGGGTTGCTGGTCGGTTACGTGGGCGGTTGGGGCGACTCGGTGACCATGCGCTTTCTGGACGTGATCCAGGCCTTCCCGGCCCTCGTGCTGGCGATCGGCGTGCTGGCCGCCCTGGGTCAGGGAGTCCGCAACCTGATCCTCGTGATCGGGATCGTGGGCGTGCCCACCTTCGTCCGCCTGGTGCGGGCCGAGGTCCGCTCGCTCCGGGAGCACGCCTATGTGGAGGCGGGCCGGGCGGTGGGCAACTCCCGGTCCAAGATCCTGGTGCGTTACATCGCCCCCGGGACGGTCGGCACGGTGGTCACCCAGGCGGCGGTCAGCTGCGGCTGGGCGATCCTGCTCGCCGCCGCCCTCGGCTTCATCGGCCTGGGCGTACCGCTTCCCGAGCCCGAGTGGGGGGCGATGATCGCGGAGGGCATACCCGAGATGAGGAGGGGAGGCAGCTGGTGGATCCCGGTCTTCCCCGGAATCGCCATCGCCATAACCGTGTTCTCCCTGAGCCTGATCGGTGAGTCGGTGGCCGACCTCGTGGAGCCCACCCGGAGGAAGTCACGATGAGCGCCCTCCTCGAAGTCCGGGGCCTCGAGGTGGGGATCGGCGGTCTGCCCATCCTCCGCGGCGTGGACATGGAGGTCAGGCCGGGGGAGATACTCGGCGTGGTGGGCGAGACCGGGGCCGGCAAGTCCATGACCGCCCGCTCCGTCCTCGACCTGCTCCCCGCCGCCGCCACGGTCGACTTCGCGTCCTGCACGTTCGCCGGGCAGGACTTCATCCCTCCGAAGGCCCGCCAGGAGGCCCGCGGCCACCGGATCGGCTTCGTGCCCCAGCGGCCCCGCGGCAGCCTCAACCCGGTGTTCCGGGTCGGCAACCAGCTGTCCGCCACGCTCCGCCGCCTCCGGGACATGGGCAGGCGGGAGGCGAAGGACGAGGCCCTCGGCCTGTTGCGCTCGGTGCGCATCACCGACCCCGAGCGGGTGTACCGGTCGTTCCCCCACGAGCTGTCAGGCGGGATGTGCCAGCGGGTCTGCATCGCCATCGCCCTGGCCGGCGAGCCCGATCTGATCATCGCCGACGAGCCCACCACCGGCCTCGACGTGACCATCCAGGCCGAGATACTCCGGCTGCTGGGCGAGCTGATCACCGAGCGCAACGCGGCCGGCATGCTGATCACCCACGATCTGGGGGTGGTGGCCGACGTGTGCGACCGGGTGGCGGTCATGTACGCGGGGCGGGTGGTGAACCTGGGCACCACCACCGAGATCTACCGCGAGGCCCTGCATCCCTACGCCAACCGGCTGGTGTCCATCGCCACCTCCCTCGACTCGGGCGGCACTCCCCGGGAGATCCCGGGGAGGGTCCCAAACCCTGGCGATGAGCTGGCCGCCTGCGCCTTCGCCCCCCGCTGCTTCCGGGCCGGGCCCGGCTGCTTCGACGTGGAGCCGCCCCGCATCGACCGGGACGGCCAGATCGCCTTCTGCCACCATCCCGTCAACGCCGGCGAGGTCCCGCGATGACCGCGGCCGCCGACACCCTGGCGATCAGGGACCTCACCAAGGTCTTCCGGATCAGGACGAGAGGCTTCCGCCACGCCGACCTCAAGGCGGTCGACGACGTCACCCTCTCCATCGCGCCCGGGCGCACCCTGGCCGTGGTGGGCGAGTCCGGATCGGGCAAGACCACGCTGGCCCGCCTCATCCTCCGCCTCCTGGAGCCCACCGAGGGGACGGTGCTCCTCGAGGACGCCGACATCACCGCCATGGAAGGCGCCGAGCTGGAGGACGTGCGGGGCCGGATGCAGATCGTCTTCCAGGACCCCTACGACTCCCTCTCGCCCTGGCAGACGGTGGGCCGTACCGTGGCCGAGCCGCTGCTGCTGCACGAGGACCTCACCATGAAGCAGGCATCCGGGCGGGTGGCAGAGATGCTGGAGCGGGTGGGCCTCAGCCCCGAGCACGCCCGCCGCTACCCCCACGAGCTCTCCGGAGGCCAGGCCCAGCGGGTGGGCATCGCCCGGGCCATGGTCACCGAGCCCGCCCTGGTGGTGCTCGACGAGCCCACCTCATCGCTGGACATGTCGGTCCAGTCCCAGATCCTCCTCCTGCTCCAGTCGCTCCAGGAGGAGATGGACATCTCCTACCTGTTCATCTCCCACGACCTGTCGGTGGTCCGCTACATCGCCCACGACCTGGCCGTCATGTACCTGGGCAAGGTGGTGGAGTCGGGCCCCGCCGCCGAGATATTCGCCTCGCCCCGCCACCCCTACACCGAGGCGCTGCTGCGGGCCGCCCCCCGTCCCGACCCCTCCCACAAGACCGACCACGTCTACCTGGTCGGCGAGCAGCCCTCCGCCCTGGACCGGGCCCCGGGCTGCCCCCTCTACGGGAGGTGCCCGATCGCCGAGGACGTCTGCGCCGACACCCCCCAGGTGCTGGTGGACATCGGCGCCCAACACCGCGTCGCCTGCTGGAAGCGGACTTGAAGCTACGGGTAGCAACCGACATCGGCGGCACCTTCACCGACGTGGTGGCGTACGACCCGGACCTCGGCAGGTACACCACCGCCAAGGCCCCCAGCCGCAGTGATGACCTGGCCGGAGGGGTCATGGACGCCCTCGCTCTGGTGGTCGACGACCCGTCGGGAGTCGAGTCCTTCGTGCACGGCTCCACGGTGGGCCTCAACGCCTTCCTGCAACGTAGGGGAGAGCGGGTCATCCTCCTGGCCACCAAAGGCGCCAGCGACATCTACCACGTGGCCCGGGGCAACCGCCTCGACATGTTCAACATCCGCTACCGCAAGCCCGTCCCCCTTATCCCCCGCCGCGACATCATCCCCGTCGGGGGACGGCTGGACAGCGACGGCAACGAGCTAATCCCCCTCGACCATGAAGACCTCCGCCGGGCGGCCGAGCGCATCCGCTCCGAGAATGTCCGCTCCGTGGCGGTGGCCTTCCTGTTCTCCTACGTCGACCCCTCCCACGAGCTGGCCGCGGGCGAGATTCTGGCGGAGCTGCTGCCCGAGGTGTCCGTCTCCCTGTCCTACCAGGTGGCGGCCGAGTGGCGGGAGTACGAGCGGACCGCGTCGGCGGTCATGGACGCCTACATCGCCCCCTCCGTGTCCCGCTACATGGCCGACCTCTCCACCCGCCTCACCGGCCGAGGGATGGAGGCCCCGCTGCGGGTGATGCAGTCCAACGGGGGAGTCATCTCCGCCCGCTCCGCCTCCGAACGTCCGCTCCAGACCCTCCTGTCCGGCCCGGTGGGAGGCGCGGCCGGAGGCGTGGCGCTCGCCGAGGTCCTGGACCGGCCCAACCTGATCTGCATCGACCTGGGTGGCACCAGCTTCGACGTGAGCCTGATCACCGCCGGCCATGCCGACAGCTCCCCCTCCGCCCTGCTGGAGGGCCTGCCCGTGCTCATGCCGGTGGTCGACATCCACACCATCGGGGCCGGAGGCGGATCCCTCGCCTACCAGCAGGCCGGGGGCCTGCGGGTGGGGCCCGAGAGCGCCGGCGCCCATCCCGGCCCCGCCTGCTACGGAAGGGGAGGGACCCGGCCC
It encodes the following:
- a CDS encoding ATP-binding cassette domain-containing protein; its protein translation is MTAAADTLAIRDLTKVFRIRTRGFRHADLKAVDDVTLSIAPGRTLAVVGESGSGKTTLARLILRLLEPTEGTVLLEDADITAMEGAELEDVRGRMQIVFQDPYDSLSPWQTVGRTVAEPLLLHEDLTMKQASGRVAEMLERVGLSPEHARRYPHELSGGQAQRVGIARAMVTEPALVVLDEPTSSLDMSVQSQILLLLQSLQEEMDISYLFISHDLSVVRYIAHDLAVMYLGKVVESGPAAEIFASPRHPYTEALLRAAPRPDPSHKTDHVYLVGEQPSALDRAPGCPLYGRCPIAEDVCADTPQVLVDIGAQHRVACWKRT
- a CDS encoding DUF1028 domain-containing protein, with amino-acid sequence MARSADGAWWGSAVASRCLAVGRAVPAAKVNVGAIATQAKCNLTYRERGLALLSSGVSAEEVVRSLVQDDEHRQYRQLGVVDAMGRASSHTGEDCNGWAGHVVGENYAIQGNFLSGPGVVAAMERAWLATDESDELERRMLAALLAGDRAGGDRRGRQSSAILIVTEAGAYEEGASDEYTNLRVDDHHDPVIELIRLSDIRAVHLVQSDGPGAIPLEGDVLGEIAVLLDRIGYPSETSADDAVVAALEVWAIDEYLSGRFHGDSVDVELLNVLRNRAGAGSLI
- a CDS encoding sulfite oxidase, translated to MSTSSSDGLMVSRVRAELSQPRVSQLGEFITPNHLFFVRDHFVNRPALSDDEWRLHLTGVGVQDTAVSLADLRDLPSKSLTVTLECAGNGGYGRGADRQQHHMRTMVGTAVWRGVPVTALFEDEIPPEVTEFVFRGYDGGEDPDEPVPIDCYTRSIPRAKVLDGDTLLVYEMNGEPLPREHGFPVRLIVPGWYGMDSVKWLRSIEARTTPLGHFYDDHKYRAQWTDAGLQAGRRVREMGVKSLVLSPSNGQRILLGDIPISGLAWAGQRDVTSVDISFDGGQSWQPTELGDEVRPYSWRAWSLTHEADEVGPLDFMVRAVDSAGRAQPMEALPARNYEANWVQRVLVFVVAGLEP
- a CDS encoding SDR family NAD(P)-dependent oxidoreductase — protein: MVITPDLIVVFGAAGGMGRAVTRLARNQGFRVIGYDKFPRIDDEFEVRELDACDPVEVEKGLSDALRHANGGRVAVVDAVGVPSRGTVADVTPEEFDRVININLRSAYLITQGLVRLLRSGACSWAGIIHIASGAGALGATDRFAYSVAKAGLLGLCKQVARDFKDDSFRIVAISPGLVDTDFATPMLTAEEREEYRERRADSISADGIAELALWTIRHGMIAMHGGSLDVY
- a CDS encoding ABC transporter ATP-binding protein: MSALLEVRGLEVGIGGLPILRGVDMEVRPGEILGVVGETGAGKSMTARSVLDLLPAAATVDFASCTFAGQDFIPPKARQEARGHRIGFVPQRPRGSLNPVFRVGNQLSATLRRLRDMGRREAKDEALGLLRSVRITDPERVYRSFPHELSGGMCQRVCIAIALAGEPDLIIADEPTTGLDVTIQAEILRLLGELITERNAAGMLITHDLGVVADVCDRVAVMYAGRVVNLGTTTEIYREALHPYANRLVSIATSLDSGGTPREIPGRVPNPGDELAACAFAPRCFRAGPGCFDVEPPRIDRDGQIAFCHHPVNAGEVPR
- a CDS encoding ABC transporter permease, whose translation is MLSYVIRRLAALIPILIGVTLLAFIVSHALPGDPARQYAGINASEAQVEAIRARLGLDRSLPQQYCVYMIGDTCLGGSGKGGLIRGDLGDSIRTGFSVAEDVGARLPATLEMVAAGMLFALLVALPLGVWAAVRKGKLLDKFCRFISTLGVAVPDFWLAMILLLVFFIVLQWLPGPVGRLPIGAELPDGPTGLYLVDSLVAGDWETFRTALKHLLLPMVAIGFPAVAPILRLTRNATLSVLNSDYIAFGRAAGLRGAPLYLKYVLRNALPGAVTMTGLIAGYMIGGAVLVERVFSWPGVGLYGYNSLVNTDYPAIQAYVLLSAVTYTVAFLIVDLVQSVIDPRVRLK
- a CDS encoding ABC transporter substrate-binding protein; translated protein: MIRSRVWVAALLAMALVAAACGGDDPEPAAAPTTAAATTATTAAMAEETTTTAAMVEETTTTAAEVTTTTQLTGIELAGGEGSCAPEPEAAPPRGVAPVDGMTIVRAISGDVSTIDPRRNFEARASEMVANMYDQLTTFHLVPNADGVLVADSTRPQGLLAESWDFNEDCTSVIFTLRQGVKFHHTGNEMTAEDVRWSFLRAAYLDGGGWFDHAVIGLYDFGSESDIETAITVIDDYHIRFDFNKPTPFPLHVLSNAGVTVYDSEVLMAHATDDDPWAHEYLKTNDVGTGPFYLEKLEPGVEIVLKRNDDYYLGPAQAERIILRVIPDAAQQAALLTAGEIDFAEAVPVTAIPDLRDQGVKVTTVGGNNQAVMYMNPTKEPFDDVNFRQAISYAYPYDDVLEGVYFGAASRGGGPIPSTTPSYNPDAPFYSQDLDKARELLAASSYDGRTLDLYIDGTLAFAPELAIVVQASLAQIGVDVNIVRLDSGQFRDNVFAQDGDVRINPMEFFLFYFGSGSWVNEPQYHMELFWEPNAFAMRSNYENPEVTEKLIAAKFLSPADPARAQLYHDVQALMLADAPAVWLAEPHHIVASSQDVQGFIWRPDQINRYYYVTKSA
- a CDS encoding ABC transporter permease; this encodes MTTRRYDARLIIGLTMFGFMVAVAVFAPLIARNDPLAIDLTNQFVPPSADHWFGTASLGFDVFARVVYAARHDLLIAVSAVALSIAIGHPIGLLVGYVGGWGDSVTMRFLDVIQAFPALVLAIGVLAALGQGVRNLILVIGIVGVPTFVRLVRAEVRSLREHAYVEAGRAVGNSRSKILVRYIAPGTVGTVVTQAAVSCGWAILLAAALGFIGLGVPLPEPEWGAMIAEGIPEMRRGGSWWIPVFPGIAIAITVFSLSLIGESVADLVEPTRRKSR
- a CDS encoding hydantoinase/oxoprolinase family protein, which translates into the protein MKLRVATDIGGTFTDVVAYDPDLGRYTTAKAPSRSDDLAGGVMDALALVVDDPSGVESFVHGSTVGLNAFLQRRGERVILLATKGASDIYHVARGNRLDMFNIRYRKPVPLIPRRDIIPVGGRLDSDGNELIPLDHEDLRRAAERIRSENVRSVAVAFLFSYVDPSHELAAGEILAELLPEVSVSLSYQVAAEWREYERTASAVMDAYIAPSVSRYMADLSTRLTGRGMEAPLRVMQSNGGVISARSASERPLQTLLSGPVGGAAGGVALAEVLDRPNLICIDLGGTSFDVSLITAGHADSSPSALLEGLPVLMPVVDIHTIGAGGGSLAYQQAGGLRVGPESAGAHPGPACYGRGGTRPTVTDANLYLGRIDPTYFLGGNLTLDVDAARQALEDLGARLELDGEKLALGIIEVINAKMSQAIRTLTVERGIEPREFSLVAFGGAGPMHAVALAQELGIAEVIVPPDPGGFSAWGMLQSAVRQDFSEAFFRDFADLDTTDMEARFASLGEHAVSSLLGEGVGHDAISLVRRLDMRYQGQEHTLTVTLPDGASPSPNGHLAGLRRRFEDIYRARYGHSNPDASLETVNLRLTALGDVGRPLLQPNYRPGHPSDAPSKTTPVLFATGSYPTARFHREYLMPGCAIAGPAIVEEATATTVIPPEGSATIDEYGCLIIKAPPL